The sequence AGAAGAGTTCCTAGTGATGAAGATATAGAAATGCTTGAATGGCTTGAGTACAATGAAATGGACTACAAAATTATATTTACAAAGATAGATAAATTATCAAATAATGAAAGAGCTAAACAATTAAAAGCAATTAAAACTAGACTTGTTTTTGATAATGAAGATGTATTTTTCCATTCATCTTTAACAAATAAAGGTAGAGATGAAATTCTTAACTTTATGGAAGAAAAATTAAATAATTAAAAATAAAAACCAGTAACATTAGGAGTTGATAAAATGACAATCTATAAATATCTGAAAAAATATTTAGGAGGGCTAATTCTGATGTTGTTGGTTTTTTCTTATTCATACTCAGCAATTATGCCTGAAACTGATTGGAAGAAAAAAGACTTAAAGGGCAAAGTAAAAACAATGCCTGAAACAACATATAAGTATGAAGATAATGAAGTAAAAAAGAAAAAAACTATATTCAATGAAAATGGTTATATAATAGAAGAATTACATTATGATAAAAATAGAAAAGAGCCTTATAGTTATAAAAAAAGATACAATGATAAAGGTTTGCTTGTTGAAAGCCATGAACATACTTATACTTATGAATATGATAAAAATGGAAATTTAGTTCAAATAAAAAGACCAAAGAATTCAGCTTATGGAGGACTTGAAAGAACTACTTATAATAAAGCTGGAAAGATAATTAGAACTCAGACTTTTACTCAAAACCAGTATGATAAGGCAGGAGTGAAGATAACTGATGATAGTAACTATCTTAAAGATAAAAATGGAGAATTATACCAAAGCTTAACTGACTATTCATATATCTATAATAAAGACGGGAAACTACAAGAGATTAGAGATAATGTTTTTTCTAGTGGAACTATAAAATATAGCTATGAATATGAAGATGGATTATATGTTAAAACTGCTGAGCTAGTTACACAAAAATTTGTAACCTATTATGATAAAGCTGGTAATGAAGTTAAATATAAGTGGATAACTTACTCACTTGGTCCAGATAAACCTAGAACTCAACTACATTTAGTTTTTAAAGAAAATAAAAGAGATAAATACGGAAATTTGATATATCAAGTTGCTAATCGAATAGAAGAATTAGATCCTGAGAAGAAGGGGACTGATGTAGGAATATATGAAAAGAAAATAATAGAATATGAATATTATGAATAAAAATTTTGAAAGGAGAGATATAAAATAAAATGAATGAATTAGACAAAAATTATTCACCTAATGAGATAGAAGAAAAGTGGTATAAGATATGGGAGGACTCAAAGTATTTTGCAGCAAGTCTTTCATCAGAAAAAGAAAACTATTCAATAGTTATACCACCACCAAATGTAACAGGAATTTTACATATGGGGCATGTTCTTAATAACTCAATTCAAGATACCTTAATAAGATATAATAGAATGACAGGGAAGAATACTCTTTGGATGCCGGGTTGTGACCATGCAGGGATAGCAACTCAAAATAAGGTTGAAAGAAAATTAGCAGAAGATGGATTAAAAAAAGAAGATATAGGTAGAGAAAAATTCCTTGAAATGACTTGGGATTGGAAAGAAAAGTATGGTGGAATAATAACAAAACAATTAAGAAAGTTAGGTGCTTCACTTGATTGGGATAGAGAAAGATTTACTATGGATGAAGGACTTTCTTATGCAGTTAGAAAAATCTTTAATGACTTATATCATGATGGATTAATTTATCAAGGTGAATATATGGTAAACTGGTGTCCTTCTTGTGGAACAGCACTTGCAGATGATGAAGTTGACCACGAAGAAAAAGATGGACATTTATGGCAAATAAAATATCCAGTAAAAGATTCTGATGAATATATAATAATAGCTACTTCAAGACCTGAAACTATGCTTGCTGATGTGGCAGTTGCAGTTCATCCAGAAGATGAAAGATACAAACATTTAATAGGAAAAACTTTAATTTTACCATTGGTTAATAGAGAAATTCCTGTTATTGCAGATGAATATGTTGATAAAGAATTTGGAACAGGAGCTTTAAAAATTACTCCTGCACATGACCCTAATGACTATAATTTAGGAAAGAAATATAATTTACCTATAATAAATATGTTAACTCCTGATGGAAAAATAGTTGAAGATTATCCTAAATATGCAGGACTAGATAGATTTGAAGCTAGAAAGAAAATAGTTGAAGATTTAAAAGCACAAGATTTATTTATAAAGACTGAACATCTACACCATGCAGTAGGACAATGTTATAGATGCCAAACTGTTATTGAGCCAAGAGTATCTCCTCAATGGTTTGTTAAGATGAAACCTCTTGCAGAAAAAGCACTTGAAGTTGTAAGAAATGGAGAAGTAAAAATCCTTCCTAAGAGAATGGAGAAAATTTACTATAACTGGCTAGAAAATATAAGAGATTGGTGTATATCAAGACAAATTTGGTGGGGACATAGAATACCAGCTTGGTATGGGCCAGATAGACATGTTTTTGTTGCTATGGATGAAGCAGAAGCAAAAGAACAAGCGAAAAAACATTATGGACATGATGTTGAATTAAGTCAAGAAGAAGATGTTTTAGATACTTGGTTCTCATCTGCACTTTGGCCATTTTCAACAATGGGGTGGCCAGAAAAAACTAAGGAATTAGATTTATTCTATCCTACAAATACATTGGTAACAGGAGCAGATATAATATTCTTCTGGGTTGCAAGAATGATAATGTTTGGTATGTATGAACTTAAAAAGATACCATTTAAAAATGTATTCTTCCACGGAATTGTAAGAGATGAAATTGGTAGAAAGATGTCAAAATCTCTTGGAAATTCTCCTGACCCTCTTGATTTAATCAAAGAATATGGAGTAGATGCTATAAGATTTTCTATGATATATAACACTTCTCAAGGACAAGATGTGCATTTCTCAACTGACTTACTAGGAATGGGAAGAAACTTTGCTAATAAAATTTGGAATGCTACAAGATTTGTTATTATGAACTTAAAAGGTTTTGATGTAAAATCTGTGGATAAAACAAAATTAGATTATGAACTTGTTGATAAGTGGATAATTTCAAGATTAAATGAAACTGCAAAAGATGTAAAAGATTGCTTAGAAAAATTTGAGCTTGATAATGCAGCAAAAGCAGTTTATGAATTTTTAAGAGGAGATTTCTGTGATTGGTATGTTGAGATTGCAAAAATCAGACTTTATAATGATGATGAAGATAAGAAAATTTCTAAATTAACAGCACAATATATGTTATGGACTATCTTAGAACAAGGATTGAGATTACTTCATCCATTTATGCCATTTATCACAGAAGAAATTTGGCAAAAGATAAAAGTAGATGGAGATACTATAATGCTACAACAATATCCAGTAGCAGATGATAGTTTAATAGATGTTAAAATTGAAAAATCTTTTGAATAC is a genomic window of Fusobacterium nucleatum containing:
- a CDS encoding valine--tRNA ligase translates to MNELDKNYSPNEIEEKWYKIWEDSKYFAASLSSEKENYSIVIPPPNVTGILHMGHVLNNSIQDTLIRYNRMTGKNTLWMPGCDHAGIATQNKVERKLAEDGLKKEDIGREKFLEMTWDWKEKYGGIITKQLRKLGASLDWDRERFTMDEGLSYAVRKIFNDLYHDGLIYQGEYMVNWCPSCGTALADDEVDHEEKDGHLWQIKYPVKDSDEYIIIATSRPETMLADVAVAVHPEDERYKHLIGKTLILPLVNREIPVIADEYVDKEFGTGALKITPAHDPNDYNLGKKYNLPIINMLTPDGKIVEDYPKYAGLDRFEARKKIVEDLKAQDLFIKTEHLHHAVGQCYRCQTVIEPRVSPQWFVKMKPLAEKALEVVRNGEVKILPKRMEKIYYNWLENIRDWCISRQIWWGHRIPAWYGPDRHVFVAMDEAEAKEQAKKHYGHDVELSQEEDVLDTWFSSALWPFSTMGWPEKTKELDLFYPTNTLVTGADIIFFWVARMIMFGMYELKKIPFKNVFFHGIVRDEIGRKMSKSLGNSPDPLDLIKEYGVDAIRFSMIYNTSQGQDVHFSTDLLGMGRNFANKIWNATRFVIMNLKGFDVKSVDKTKLDYELVDKWIISRLNETAKDVKDCLEKFELDNAAKAVYEFLRGDFCDWYVEIAKIRLYNDDEDKKISKLTAQYMLWTILEQGLRLLHPFMPFITEEIWQKIKVDGDTIMLQQYPVADDSLIDVKIEKSFEYIKEVVSSLRNIRAEKGISPAKPAKVVVSTSNSEELETLEKNELFIKKLANLEELTCGTDLEAPSQSSLRVAGNSSVYMILTGLLNNEAEIKKINEQLAKLEKELEPVNRKLSDEKFTSKAPQHIIDRELRIQKEYQDKIKKLKESLKSFEE